Below is a genomic region from Campylobacter geochelonis.
CAAAAAGTTTACGACCTAGCAAACCAACGATATAGCGCAGGATACAGCGATCATCTTGAGTTACTAGACGCGCAGCGCCAACTTCTAAGCTCAAAGCTTAGCCTTGCGTCGGCTGACTTTGATGTCGCAAATAGCGTGGTTGAGGTTTATAAAGCACTTGGCGGGGGATTTAACTTAGATGATAATGCTACAAAAGAGCTTATCAGCTCCGATAAAACCGTGCTTCCAACGACTTCGGTCTCTCCGTTTGCTGATTAAATTTAAGAGCTTTGGCTCTTAAATTTTTATATTTTCTCTATTTGTAAATTTTCATTTATATTTTAAATCAAAACTTATTTTTAGTTAAATTTATAAATTTAGTTAATAAAATTTGATATTTAAAATATAAAATTTTAAGATTTTTAAGATATAATCACAAAAATTTAAAAGGAGATAAGATGAAAAAAACTCTAATCATAGCTCTGTTTTTAGCCTTAAGTCTACATGCTGGCTCAAAAAGACCGATTTCAAATAGTCAAATTCCAAAAGATATCAAGGTTTATGTAGATAAAAATTTTCCAGACACAAAGATAGTTCAAGCCTTAAAAGATAAAAATAGTGGCGAAATTAAAATTATCTTAAAAAATGGTGTTAAGATAGATTTTGGAAGCGATAATCAAGTCGTAGATATATACGGAAGAGGTTATGGCGGTAAAAATTTAAGCCAAAATTTAGCTAAACTTCCTCAAACTGCAAAAGACTACGTTAAAAAAGAGTTTCCAAAGAGCGAGATTGTCGATATCGATATCGATGATAAGATAGAAGTAGAGCTAGATAATGGCATTGAAATAGACTTTGATAAAGATGGAAATATTTTAAAAGTAGATAGATAAATTTGATATTTTATAAAATTGTATTATAAAATATTGCTTTATATTAAAATAAGATATAAAAATCACTCTATAAACTTAAAAATTCTAGCGTTTTTTGCTGGAATTTTTATCTATATTAACTTTTTAAAAATTAAAAGAAATGAAAATTTAAACTCTAAATTCCATTTTTTAAAACTGCGTTATGAATATTTTAATCTTTTTTGTCATTGCTTATAAGCTGGATTTTAAATCAAAATTATTTTATACTAAACTTAAAAATTTGAATTCAGCAACCTTATAAAAATTTAGTAAATTTTATTAGTAATTAAATTTAAATATATAGTTTCTATATATGATATACCAATTTATATTTTTGCTTTAAATAAGTTTATAGCGCGTAGTAGGAAAATGGCAAAGACAATATATTTAAATGATAAAATTCACCACTTTTTACAACTAAAATTTATGAAACTTTCAAAAAAAGTAAAAATTTTAAATTAACTACTAAAATAAAACGGTTTTTATAATAATTTAAGCGATAAAACTTAAAAAATTTTAAAACATAGCCAATAGAATTAACATAACTCTTCAAAGTTAGAAAGTTATAGATAAAATAAGATAAAACTTAATAGCTTTTATATAAAGTTGCAGGAGAGGTTGGATGGCAAGTATATAAGAGATAAATTTTTGATATAAAAATCCTGTTTGATTTTTTAAAACATTGCAAGGTTGCTAGTAAATATAAATCTTTTTGAAAATTGCTCTTAAAAATCTTTATAAAATTCATAGTAGTAAAAATATAAGTAAAATTTAAAGAAATTTAACAATAAATTCAATCTAAAATAAAGATAAATTTACTTTTAAAATGACAAGTTTAAATTCTTAAATAAGAGATCATGATAAAATGAATTTAAGAAAAAGACTATAAATTTTTAACCATTTTAAAGTAAAAATTTTATAATATAAAATAATAATTTATTAGTTTTAATTTATTTAGAATAAATTAAATAGTCTACAAAAGACAAATTTATAATCAAAATATATAAATTTAGCCTGTATTTAAACTATCAAAACAGCCTAAATACAACAAAATTTCTTAAATAAATTTAGAGTTAAATTTTACATTTATAATAGTTTTTAGAATTTAAAAATGCTATAAAAATACTAAAATTATAAAATCGCGTGAGGTATTTTAATAAATTTAGTCAAATTAAAAAATAGAAAAGCTACAGCCAAAATATCAAATTTAAAAGTATAAAAATAAAAATATTAACGAGCTTTTAAGCTGTGATATCGCTCTTAAAATTTAAAAGATACTTATAGAAATATTAAAAATAAATAGCTAAGTAAATTTGATAAAATCCTAGATTTTGCAACCTAGGATTATCAGAGATAATTTAAATTATATAGGCATTACTCTTATGTTTTGGCTTAAATTTTCTTTTAAAACAGCCTCTATCGCAAAGAGCGTGCCACTAGCGCCACTTGCGCAACCACTACAAGCGCCAAGATATCTGATGTAGATGTCGATTTTCCCATCATCATCTTTTCTTATATCGATGATGTCAAGATTTCCGCCATCCATCGCAAGCATCGGGCGGATGTCTGTATCCATCAGCTGTTCGACTGCTTTAAACTGACCGATAGTATTTAACTCTTCAAAGCTCATATCAGCGCCCAAATCGCTTGTTTTTGCATTTGCTATCGCAGTTAGTTTTTCGCGCTCCATCTCAGCTCTAGTTTCAGCTAAGATATCTACTAGATAATACTCTCTTTTTTCATGTCCGCCAGGCTTAATGCAGCTTTTACAAAACGCACCGGCTTTTGTGTATTGAGTTATCTCTTCGACTGTTTTTAAGTCATTCAAGCGGATAACTTCTTTTATCGTTCCAAGGCTTACTCTTGCGCATTCGCACACGATAATCTCATCTTCAAAATGCTCTGGATCTATGCCTTTATACTGAGCTGCTGCAGCTTTTATAACATCATATGCCATAACCGAGCAGTGCATTTTCTGTGGTGGGACAGCTGGAGTTTCGGGGTTGTCACGCATAGCTTTTTCAACATCGATATTTGTTATCTTAACAGCTTCATCAACAGTTTTTCCGATACAAAGTTCAGCCATAGTATCGCTACTTGCGATTGCGGTGCCGCAACCAAAACTTCTAAATTTAGCATCTTTTATAATGTCTGTTTTTTCATCTACAGCCCAATACAACCTAACAGCATCGCCACAACTCTCAGCGCCAAAGTCAGCTATGATAAGCTTACAGCCTTTTTCTTTTGCCTCTTCTTCGGTTATCTCGCCCATAAATTTTGGGTTGTTCATTCTATCTTGAACTTTTTGTGAATACTCATCCCAAATTGAGCCACCGATTAATGTATTTTTTGCCATTTTTTATCCTTTTTTTATAATCCACTCTTATGCCACTGTGGTGCATAAGCAAAAGTGCTAGAAATCGCTCTTAGTCTTTGAGTTGCTTTTTTGATATGTTCAATTGCGTAATCAATCTCTTCTTCGGTATTAAATCTAGAAAGAGATAGTCTAAGCGCGGTATGAGCAAGCTCTTTATCGGCGCCGATTGCTTCCATAATCGGGTTGCTTTCTAGCGTTTCAGACGCACAAGCTGAACCAGTCGAAGCTGCGATTCCTGCTTTGTTTAAATCCCATAGCATAGCCTCACCCTCAACGCCTTTTATCGAAGCTAAAATCGTGTTTGGAACTCTATGTTCTCGTTTCCCAACGACTGTAACATCTGGAATCTCTAAAAGTGCATCTTCAAGCTTATCACGAAGTCTTTTTACATGGATATTTTCAAAATCTATAAATTTATTAGCGATTTCTAAAGCCTCGCCCATAGCAACGATGTAAGGAACGTTTAGCGTGCCACTTCTTCTACCGCCCATATGCTCGCCTCCGTGAAGCAAGCTTGTAAGTTTTTGGCTATTTTTTATAAAAAGTCCGCCAATTCCCTTTGGTCCATGAAATTTATGTGCTGAAAAACTCATAAAATCTACGCCAGCATCTTTAACATCTACCTTTATCTTGCCAACTGCTTGAACGCCATCTGTATGGAACAAAACGCCTCTTTCGTGAGCGATTTGAACTAACTCTTTTATAGGGAAAATCGCGCCAGTTTCGTTATTTGCCCACATGATGCTAACAAGAGCGGTTTTATCATCTATGGCATTTCTTAAATCATCTGGATTGATTAAGCCTTCGCTATTTACATCGAGTTTTGTTATTCGAACGCCAAGACTTTCTAAAAAGCTACAGGTAGCACCGATTGCTGGATGCTCAACTGAAGTTGTGATAATGTGGTCTTTTTCGCCAGTAACGATTTTATCAAAATAAATGCCTTTTAAAACCCAGTTGTTACTCTCCGTAGCACACGATGTAACGATGATATCGTCCATATCATCAGCACCAATTCCAGCATATAGTTGATCCATCGCCTTGCGAAGTGCTGGATGAGTTTCGCTTCCAAAGTCGTGCAGCGAGTTTGGGTTGCCATATTTTTCGCAAAAATATGGTAGCATAAGCTCGTAAGCTTGCGGGTCTACCATAGTCGTTGCGTTGTTGTCTAAATAAACTCTTTTCATTCTTTAGTTTTTCCTCTTTTTTAATTAGGATAATTTTTATCTCTTTTGGAATAATACATCAAATAAGTTAAATTTTAGCTTTAAAATTTCTTAACAACTAAATTTAAAATCTCGAATCACGAGGCGAATTTATAAGCGAAAAAAACTCTTTTCTAGTCCTAGAATCCGATATAAAACTACCTCTTAAAGCCGAAGTTGTCGTGGTTGAGTTGATTTTTTCTACTCCTCTCATTTCCACACACATATGACGTGCTTGAAGCACAACGCCAACGCCTTTAGGCTTAATTACTTCTTGAATGGCTTGAGCGATTTGCTCAGTCATCTGCTCTTGAATTTGAAGACGACGAGCGAAGATATTTACCATACGAGGTATTTTAGAAAGCCCTACAACCTTGCCATTTGGGATATAAGCAACGTGCGCTCTACCGATGATGGGTAAAAGGTGATGTTCACAAAGGCTATAAAATTCTATATCTTTTATCAAAACCATCTCGTTGTTGCTACTTTCAAAAAGAGCATCATTTAGCACGATTTTTGGATCTTGAGAGTATCCGCTAGTCATAAACTCATACGCTTTAAAAACACGATTTGGAGTCTTTAAAAGTCCTTCGCGGTTTGGGTCTTCGCCTAAAAGTTCAAGCATATTTTTAACTGATTTTTCAAAATTTTCTTGTTTTAAGTCTTTATCCATATTTATTTCCTATTAAGTTTTAACTTGACATTTTACACTAAATTCTCTTTTAAGGTTATAAATTTTTTAAATTTATATGAAAAATAAGGTAAATTTTGGTATATTATCAGACAATTTTTCAAAAAATGTAAAGGAATATAATGGAAGTTACTTCAAAACTTGTAAATTCAGCTAATGCGATCGCAGAAGCAAAGATTGATGCAAAAAGCATAGAAGAAAGAGTAAATAAATTAGCGCAAAAAGCTGCAAAGCAGGTTAAGGTTGATGGTTTTAGACAGGGTAAAGTTCCTGTAGCTGTAGTTTTAAAAAGATATGGAAAAGAGCTTGAGGGCGATGCAAAACAAGAGCTTTTTAAAGAGGCAATTGATAAAGCGCTAAATGAGTTAGGCAAAAAACCAGATGAGCTTTTAGGAGATCCAGGTTTTTCTAAATTTGAAGAGAACGAGAACGGAATCGATGCCGAGCTAGAGCTATCTTTTAAACCTACAATCGATGTTAGCGGATATGAAGAAGCCATTAGCGAGTATGCAACTCCAAGAGTTACGAAAAAAGAGATTGAAGCTAAGATTGAAGAATTCTTAACTATGATAGCTCCGCTTGAAAAGATAGAAAAAGATGTTTTAGAAAAAGGTGATTTTGCCAAATTTGACTTTGAGGGCTTTGTTGATGGTGTTGCCTTTGAAGGTGGCAAAGCAGAAGGTTTTGTGCTAGAAATCGGCTCAAATCAATTTATCCCAGGCTTTGAAGATGGAATGGTTGGCTTAAAAGTTGGCGAGGAAAAAGATATAAATGTTAAATTCCCAGCAGAGTATCAAGCACCAAATTTAGCTGGAAAAGACGCTATTTTTAAAGTCAAACTTCATGAAATTCAAGGCAAAGTCGTAGCAAAAGAGCTAGATGATGAAACTATTAAAAAGATGATGCCAGGCGAAGAAGATGCAAGCAAAGAAAAACTTGAAGAGAGATTAAAAACTCAAATCAGAGAAGATAAATTCCAAAAACTACTAAACGAAGAGTTAAAACCTAAATTTGTAGATGCAGTAGTCGAAAAGATAAATTTTGACCTTCCAAAGTCAATTGTAGAGCAAGAGATAGACTTTCAGTTTAGAAACGCATGGAATGGTTTTAGTGCCGAAGATATGGCTAAATTTAGAGAAGACAAAGATGCGCTAACAGCTAAAAGAGAGAGCTATAGAGCCGATGCTGAGAAAAGCGTAAAATTAACATTTATCGTTGATGAGTTAGCAAAGGTTAGAAATGTTGTAGTAAGCGATCAAGAGGTTGTTCAAGCGATTTACTTTGAAGCTTATAGATATGGCGTAGATCCAAAAGCTCATCTTGAAGACTATAGAAACAGAGGCGTTTTACCAGCTGTTAAAATGGCGCTTATAGAAGAGAAGCTATTTAACGATTTATTTAGCAAAAATAAAAAAGAAGAAAAAGGCGAGTAATGAGCTTTTACATACCCTATGTGGTTGAAAAATCTAGTCGGGGCGAGAGAAGTTATGATATCTACTCTCGTCTTTTAAAAGATCGCATTATCATGTTAAGTGGCGAGATAAATGATGATGTGGCAAGCGCGATTGTGGCGCAACTTCTGTTTTTAGAAGCAGAAGATCCAGATAAAGATATCTATCTTTATATAAACAGCCCAGGTGGCGTGGTAACGAGTGGATTTAGCATTTATGATACGATGAATTATATAAAACCAGATGTTAGCACGATTTGTATCGGACAAGCTGCTTCTATGGGTGCGTTTTTACTAAGTTGTGGTGAAAAAGGCAAAAGATATGCTTTGCCAAATGCTAGGATTATGATACACCAACCACTTGGCGGAGCGCAAGGTCAAGCAACTGAGATAGAAATTCAAGCAAAAGAAATTTTGCGTATCAAAGAGTCTTTGAATAAAATTTTAGCTAAAAACACTGGTCAAAAAGTAGCAAAAATAGAAAAAGACACAGATAGAGACTTTTTTATGAGTGCCGATGAAGCGATGAAATACGGACTTATCGACAAAGTTTTAGAAAAGAGCTTTAAGTAATGGTCTTAGAAGTTTTAACATATCCAAACAAGAAGCTTTTTGAAACTTCAAAAGAAGTTGTGGAATTTAATAAAGAGCTTCATAGCTTTTTAGATGATATGTATGAGACAATGATAGCTAAAAAGGGTATCGGACTAGCCGCCATTCAAGTTGGTAAGCCAGTTCGAGCTCTTATAATAAATTTAGTAAATGATGAAGAAGTTCAAGATAAAGCCGACTTGCTTGAGATAATAAATCCTAAAATAACGCACAAAGATGGCGAGATAATCTATCAAGAAGGTTGCTTGTCTGTGCCTGAGTTTTACGAAGATGTAACAAGAGCAAAAGATATCAAACTAGAGTATCAAGATCGCTTTGGCGAAGCTAAAACGCTTGATGCTAGCGAGCTTTTAGCAGTTTGTATCCAGCACGAGATGGATCATTTAAACGGACATCTTTTCATAGAGAAAATCGGCTATAGCAAACGCAAAAAATTCGACAAAGAGTATAAAAAAATAAAAAGAAAAATTTAATGAAGTCCTTAAACTGCGCCACTTTTACCGATGTTTTAAGAGTTGTGAGAGTGGAGTCGATTTTCATGAGAGGACTTCCTGGATTTAGTATAGTTGGACTTGCAAACACAACTATAAAAGAGAGTGAGAGTCGCGTAAAAGCGGCTCTTTTATCTTTAAATTTTAGCTTTCCACCACAAAAAATAGTTATAAATCTCTCGCCATCAGACTTGCCAAAAAGCGGAAGTCATTTTGATTTATCAATCGCTTTGTTAATCGCACTTCAAAAGCACGAATTTGATGAGAGTTTTTACGTATTTGCCGAGCTTGGACTTAATGGCGAGGCAAAAAGCACAAATTCGCTTTTTTCAATTTTGCTTTTTTTAAGCAACAAAGTTAAAAAAGCAAAAGTATTAGTGCCAAAAGATATCGCGTTAAAAGCGGCGATGATACCAAATTTTGAAGTTTATGCGATATCAAGTTTAGATGAAGCGATACGATTTTTTATAGATGAGGAATTTGCAAAAACTTGTTTAGTAAATGCAACTCATCCGCTTTTTGAAAAGACTATCGAAATAGGCGGTAAAAACTATGTTCCAAATTTTAACTTCGAACTTGATTTTAGCGATATAAAAGGTCAAGAAAGAGCCAAAAGAGCGTGTTTGATCGCAGCTTGTGGAATGCATAATATCATCTTTGAAGGAAGCCCAGGATGTGGCAAAAGTATGTGTGCTAAAAGGCTTCGCTACATTTTGCCACCACAAAGCGAGTCTGAAGTCATGCTAGCGGCTGCTTATGAGTCCTTAAATAACAAAAATGTCGATTTTAGCGCACTGCGTGCATTTCGTAGTCCACATCACACTTCAACAAGAAGTTCGATTTTTGGTGGCGGTTCGCACACGGCTCGTATCGGAGAGGTAGCACTAGCAAATGGCGGTGAGCTGTTTTTTGATGAGTTTCCGCACTTTGGTAAGCAAATTTTAGAAAGCCTTAGAGAGCCACTAGAAGATAACAAAATTCTTATCTCAAGGGTAAATTCAAAAACAGAGTATGAGACTAAATTTATATTTGTAGCTGCACTTAATCCTTGTCCGTGTGGAAATCTTTTTAGTAAAAATGGTAACTGCATATGCTCGCAAGTTCAGATAAATAGATACAAAAGTGCCATTTCTTTGCCTCTTCTTGATAGGATTGATATCTATGTGGCGATGGATGAGGTAAGACAAGATGACAAAAGCACGCTTTGTAGCAAAGATATGTATAATGATGTTTTAAGAGTTTTTACAACTCAAAAAGAGCGAGGACAAAGCGAGCTAAATGGCAAGCTAGAGGGCTCTGAGATTGAACGAATTTGTGTTTTAAGCGTGCAAGCAAAAGATGTGTTAAATCAAGCTATATCGCGTTTTAACCTCTCGCAACGAGGGATAAATAAAACGCTAAAAGTTGCTCGAACTATCGCTGATTTGGCTAACTCAGAAATGATAGAAAAAGCTCATATTTTAGAAAGTCTTAGTTTTAGAGTAAGAAGCGAGTAGAAGATTAAGCTAAATTAGCAAGATTGCAAAATGCGGTAAAATGGAGTAAAAATGCGTAATTTATATTTAAACACCAACGAACTAGATAAAAGATGTAGCGATGAGTTTGGGCTAAGTGAAGCTATTTTGATGGAAAATGCAGCCAGTGCAATCGAACTTGAGGTTAGAAAACTAACAAAAGGCGTGCGTGTGTTAGCGGTTTGTGGTAGTGGAAACAACGGCGCTGACGCAATTTGTGCGCTTAGAAAGTTAGCTGGAGACTATGAGTGTTATGCTTTGTTAGTTAGTAAAACACAAGGCGTGATGAGTAAATATCAATTAAGTGTGGCTAAAAAAGTTGGCGTAAATTTGATAGAAGATTTTGATGGTGATTTGGATAAATTAGGCGAGTTTGAGTGCATTATAGATGGCATTTTTGGAAGTGGGCTAAAACGGCAGATGAGTGATGAAATTTGTGCGTTGATAGATATGCTAAATGCTAAAAACGCTCTTAAAATCGCAGTTGATATCCCAAGCGGGATAAACCAGTTTGGTCAAATAAATCAAAATGCTTTTAAAGCTGATACTACACTTACGATGGGTGGGCTAAAACTAGGGCTTTTTTTAGATGAAGCAAAGGATTTTGTAGGCAAGATAAAGGTTGCGAATTTAGGTGTTAGTAGAGATAAATTTGAGAGAGGAAGCGATGTTAAACTTCTTGAAAAAAGCGATTTAAAACTACCATTTAGAAATAAAGCTAACACTAACAAAGGAGAGTTTGGACATACTTTTGTTATGGTTGGAGATATGAGTGGAGCAGCGCAGATAGCAGGACTTAGTGCCAGTGCGATAGGTTCGGGACTTGTTAGTTTGGTTAGTGATAAAGAAATTGCAAATTTAAGTCCGATCTTAATGTATAAAAGCTCTTTAAACAGTGCTAAAGTCGTAATCGCTGGATGTGGGCTAGGCGATAAAAAGCTAAATTTAGATGAACTAACAGATAAAATTTGTGTTATAGATGCGGATTTGTGCTATAAAAAAGAGGTTATAAAACTGCTCGCAAATAACGAAAATTTAGTTATCACACCGCACCCAAAAGAGTTTGCAAGTTTGCTAAATTTAACTAACATAGAAAATGTTAGTGTTAGTGATGTGCAAAAAAACCGCTTTGAGCTAGCCAAAATTTGGAGTCAGAAATTTAAAAATGTTCTTGTTTTAAAAGGTGCAAACACCATCATCGCACAAAATGGCAAGCTATATGTTATGAGCGAAGGCTCGCCAACTTTAGCAAAAGGTGGAAGTGGAGATGTGTTAGCTGGAGTTATCGCTGGGCTTTTAGCTCAAGGGTATAGCCCGCTTGAAGCTGCTATTAGCGGTACTTTGGCTCATGGTTTTGCTGGAGCTAAATTTAGTAAAAACTCATATGCACTAACGCCGTTTGATTTGATAGAGGAGATAAAATGTCTATAAAAAAATTTGCAATTTTGTTTAGTGGAAGTGGCTCAAACCTTGAAGCTATACTTCAAAAAGTTCATGGTAAAACTTTTGCTAACACAAAACTTGAATGCGTGCTAACAGTTTGTAACAAAAAAGATGCTTTTGGCATACAAAGGGCTCGTAAATTTGGGCTTGAAACTGTTATAATCGATAACAAAAATTTTACTAACAGAGAAGAATTTGACGCTGTTTTGGTTAGTGAGATTAAAAAATATGATGTTGATTTAGTAGTTCTGGCTGGATTTATGAGAATTTTAACTCCAGTTTTTACTCAAGAGATTGGGGCGATTAACCTGCATCCATCGATTTTGCCGCTTTTTAAAGGAGCTCATGCGATAGAAGAGAGTTTTAACAGCGATATGCAAGTTGGTGGCGTGAGTGTTCACTGGGTCAGTGCTGAGCTAGATGGTGGTAA
It encodes:
- a CDS encoding NAD(P)H-hydrate dehydratase — encoded protein: MRNLYLNTNELDKRCSDEFGLSEAILMENAASAIELEVRKLTKGVRVLAVCGSGNNGADAICALRKLAGDYECYALLVSKTQGVMSKYQLSVAKKVGVNLIEDFDGDLDKLGEFECIIDGIFGSGLKRQMSDEICALIDMLNAKNALKIAVDIPSGINQFGQINQNAFKADTTLTMGGLKLGLFLDEAKDFVGKIKVANLGVSRDKFERGSDVKLLEKSDLKLPFRNKANTNKGEFGHTFVMVGDMSGAAQIAGLSASAIGSGLVSLVSDKEIANLSPILMYKSSLNSAKVVIAGCGLGDKKLNLDELTDKICVIDADLCYKKEVIKLLANNENLVITPHPKEFASLLNLTNIENVSVSDVQKNRFELAKIWSQKFKNVLVLKGANTIIAQNGKLYVMSEGSPTLAKGGSGDVLAGVIAGLLAQGYSPLEAAISGTLAHGFAGAKFSKNSYALTPFDLIEEIKCL
- a CDS encoding YifB family Mg chelatase-like AAA ATPase, whose product is MKSLNCATFTDVLRVVRVESIFMRGLPGFSIVGLANTTIKESESRVKAALLSLNFSFPPQKIVINLSPSDLPKSGSHFDLSIALLIALQKHEFDESFYVFAELGLNGEAKSTNSLFSILLFLSNKVKKAKVLVPKDIALKAAMIPNFEVYAISSLDEAIRFFIDEEFAKTCLVNATHPLFEKTIEIGGKNYVPNFNFELDFSDIKGQERAKRACLIAACGMHNIIFEGSPGCGKSMCAKRLRYILPPQSESEVMLAAAYESLNNKNVDFSALRAFRSPHHTSTRSSIFGGGSHTARIGEVALANGGELFFDEFPHFGKQILESLREPLEDNKILISRVNSKTEYETKFIFVAALNPCPCGNLFSKNGNCICSQVQINRYKSAISLPLLDRIDIYVAMDEVRQDDKSTLCSKDMYNDVLRVFTTQKERGQSELNGKLEGSEIERICVLSVQAKDVLNQAISRFNLSQRGINKTLKVARTIADLANSEMIEKAHILESLSFRVRSE
- the def gene encoding peptide deformylase translates to MVLEVLTYPNKKLFETSKEVVEFNKELHSFLDDMYETMIAKKGIGLAAIQVGKPVRALIINLVNDEEVQDKADLLEIINPKITHKDGEIIYQEGCLSVPEFYEDVTRAKDIKLEYQDRFGEAKTLDASELLAVCIQHEMDHLNGHLFIEKIGYSKRKKFDKEYKKIKRKI
- the tig gene encoding trigger factor, coding for MEVTSKLVNSANAIAEAKIDAKSIEERVNKLAQKAAKQVKVDGFRQGKVPVAVVLKRYGKELEGDAKQELFKEAIDKALNELGKKPDELLGDPGFSKFEENENGIDAELELSFKPTIDVSGYEEAISEYATPRVTKKEIEAKIEEFLTMIAPLEKIEKDVLEKGDFAKFDFEGFVDGVAFEGGKAEGFVLEIGSNQFIPGFEDGMVGLKVGEEKDINVKFPAEYQAPNLAGKDAIFKVKLHEIQGKVVAKELDDETIKKMMPGEEDASKEKLEERLKTQIREDKFQKLLNEELKPKFVDAVVEKINFDLPKSIVEQEIDFQFRNAWNGFSAEDMAKFREDKDALTAKRESYRADAEKSVKLTFIVDELAKVRNVVVSDQEVVQAIYFEAYRYGVDPKAHLEDYRNRGVLPAVKMALIEEKLFNDLFSKNKKEEKGE
- a CDS encoding PepSY-like domain-containing protein, with translation MKKTLIIALFLALSLHAGSKRPISNSQIPKDIKVYVDKNFPDTKIVQALKDKNSGEIKIILKNGVKIDFGSDNQVVDIYGRGYGGKNLSQNLAKLPQTAKDYVKKEFPKSEIVDIDIDDKIEVELDNGIEIDFDKDGNILKVDR
- the clpP gene encoding ATP-dependent Clp endopeptidase proteolytic subunit ClpP yields the protein MSFYIPYVVEKSSRGERSYDIYSRLLKDRIIMLSGEINDDVASAIVAQLLFLEAEDPDKDIYLYINSPGGVVTSGFSIYDTMNYIKPDVSTICIGQAASMGAFLLSCGEKGKRYALPNARIMIHQPLGGAQGQATEIEIQAKEILRIKESLNKILAKNTGQKVAKIEKDTDRDFFMSADEAMKYGLIDKVLEKSFK
- a CDS encoding NifS family cysteine desulfurase, producing the protein MKRVYLDNNATTMVDPQAYELMLPYFCEKYGNPNSLHDFGSETHPALRKAMDQLYAGIGADDMDDIIVTSCATESNNWVLKGIYFDKIVTGEKDHIITTSVEHPAIGATCSFLESLGVRITKLDVNSEGLINPDDLRNAIDDKTALVSIMWANNETGAIFPIKELVQIAHERGVLFHTDGVQAVGKIKVDVKDAGVDFMSFSAHKFHGPKGIGGLFIKNSQKLTSLLHGGEHMGGRRSGTLNVPYIVAMGEALEIANKFIDFENIHVKRLRDKLEDALLEIPDVTVVGKREHRVPNTILASIKGVEGEAMLWDLNKAGIAASTGSACASETLESNPIMEAIGADKELAHTALRLSLSRFNTEEEIDYAIEHIKKATQRLRAISSTFAYAPQWHKSGL
- the folE gene encoding GTP cyclohydrolase I FolE; this encodes MDKDLKQENFEKSVKNMLELLGEDPNREGLLKTPNRVFKAYEFMTSGYSQDPKIVLNDALFESSNNEMVLIKDIEFYSLCEHHLLPIIGRAHVAYIPNGKVVGLSKIPRMVNIFARRLQIQEQMTEQIAQAIQEVIKPKGVGVVLQARHMCVEMRGVEKINSTTTTSALRGSFISDSRTRKEFFSLINSPRDSRF
- a CDS encoding iron-sulfur cluster assembly scaffold protein, whose protein sequence is MAKNTLIGGSIWDEYSQKVQDRMNNPKFMGEITEEEAKEKGCKLIIADFGAESCGDAVRLYWAVDEKTDIIKDAKFRSFGCGTAIASSDTMAELCIGKTVDEAVKITNIDVEKAMRDNPETPAVPPQKMHCSVMAYDVIKAAAAQYKGIDPEHFEDEIIVCECARVSLGTIKEVIRLNDLKTVEEITQYTKAGAFCKSCIKPGGHEKREYYLVDILAETRAEMEREKLTAIANAKTSDLGADMSFEELNTIGQFKAVEQLMDTDIRPMLAMDGGNLDIIDIRKDDDGKIDIYIRYLGACSGCASGASGTLFAIEAVLKENLSQNIRVMPI
- the purN gene encoding phosphoribosylglycinamide formyltransferase, with translation MSIKKFAILFSGSGSNLEAILQKVHGKTFANTKLECVLTVCNKKDAFGIQRARKFGLETVIIDNKNFTNREEFDAVLVSEIKKYDVDLVVLAGFMRILTPVFTQEIGAINLHPSILPLFKGAHAIEESFNSDMQVGGVSVHWVSAELDGGKIIAQRTFERSKNMSFEAWEDKIHAIEHELLPETVINLLTK